In Arthrobacter ramosus, one DNA window encodes the following:
- a CDS encoding LPXTG cell wall anchor domain-containing protein — MKKSLAVLALAGTIALGASAPAMAVNYPAPSPGTVSSGTVTVGGFVTFSGTGFTPGETITITITFTAAPQGAAAPGTSNGIAMAVPGALHLAPTTVTAVANSSGAFSTNVSLSAAGTYQLTAVGATSGHSVTATVVAAGVSGAGLANTGGTGLANTGGTGLANTGVDSSLILWGLVGAGALVAGTASVVVARRRAKNETAATA; from the coding sequence TTGAAGAAATCACTTGCAGTGCTCGCGCTTGCGGGCACCATCGCTCTTGGCGCTTCGGCACCAGCCATGGCCGTAAATTACCCGGCACCGTCCCCGGGAACCGTCTCTAGCGGAACCGTGACTGTGGGCGGATTCGTTACGTTCTCCGGAACCGGCTTCACGCCCGGCGAAACTATCACCATCACCATTACCTTCACCGCTGCTCCTCAGGGCGCGGCAGCACCCGGCACGAGCAATGGCATCGCCATGGCAGTACCAGGCGCTCTTCACCTGGCACCCACCACGGTGACCGCTGTTGCCAACAGCTCCGGCGCTTTCTCCACCAACGTCTCACTGAGCGCGGCAGGAACGTACCAACTGACCGCCGTCGGCGCAACGTCCGGCCACTCTGTAACCGCAACTGTGGTTGCTGCAGGAGTCAGCGGCGCGGGTCTTGCAAACACCGGCGGCACAGGACTGGCCAACACCGGTGGTACCGGTTTGGCTAACACCGGTGTTGACTCCAGCCTGATTCTGTGGGGCCTGGTTGGCGCTGGCGCGCTCGTGGCTGGCACGGCCTCTGTAGTGGTGGCTCGCCGCCGCGCAAAGAACGAAACCGCAGCAACAGCCTAA
- a CDS encoding DUF4012 domain-containing protein: protein MTDNKQSKAIPDEPELSPPARDRPPRSGRRRVLTVSICTAALLLFGGAAVLWLGAKASTIKTELEAATQLVPKLKESLLQNRPDEASSAVDQLRSHTAAAREAASDPLWSLASATPWLGANFSATAEIARSADDVATLGVSPLVKVYDSVDWNKLMPSVSGTDLEPIRNAAPAVASAAHAVRVSADRLNGIDESSLLPQISGPLTQARQQLNSVVDELNTASDAASVAPAMLGSDKPRHYLLLVQNNAEARATGGIPGALAVLTADKGKISLSTESSANELGVFDPPVSVDPEQQRIYTDRLGTFMQDVNFTPDFPTSATTALKMWEQKKGEQLDGAISIDPVALGYILDATGPVSLQDPQMLVLAQGKLPAQLSGNNVVKTLLSDVYAQIKDPKAQDAYFAMVAKEIFGALSSGKGEAKSLLAGVGKGVDEHRVLLWSADTAEQSVLAKYTLSGSISGPSVPAAQFGAYFNDGTGAKMDYYVKRSVQLIQQCTAVDGYGTIKVRITSTNTAPADAATSLPAYVTGAGAFGVPPGTAQSNVIAYGPAQANVETATQDGKNVAFGAQRHDDRPVGTLSVRLAPGQSSTVEFTFGKIVQHSQPEVVVTPTVESVDKVVLPTKSETCGAAG, encoded by the coding sequence ATGACCGACAATAAACAATCAAAGGCCATCCCGGACGAACCCGAGTTGTCCCCGCCGGCACGCGACCGCCCTCCCCGCAGCGGCCGTCGGCGGGTACTCACTGTGAGCATTTGCACAGCGGCCCTTCTGCTGTTCGGTGGAGCGGCTGTCCTTTGGCTCGGAGCGAAGGCCTCCACGATCAAGACAGAGCTCGAGGCAGCCACCCAGTTGGTTCCCAAACTCAAGGAGAGCTTGCTGCAGAACCGTCCTGATGAGGCGTCTTCGGCCGTAGACCAGCTACGTAGCCATACCGCGGCCGCGCGCGAAGCCGCGTCCGATCCTCTCTGGTCTCTGGCCTCTGCGACCCCATGGCTGGGCGCAAACTTCTCCGCCACCGCAGAGATTGCACGCTCAGCAGACGACGTCGCGACGCTAGGTGTGTCTCCTTTAGTCAAGGTGTACGACTCTGTGGACTGGAACAAGCTGATGCCCAGCGTCAGCGGCACTGACCTGGAACCGATCCGGAACGCGGCTCCAGCCGTTGCATCCGCCGCACACGCCGTCCGCGTCTCGGCCGACCGCCTCAACGGTATCGACGAAAGCAGCCTCCTCCCACAGATTTCCGGGCCCCTAACGCAGGCGCGCCAACAACTCAACTCCGTCGTTGACGAGCTGAACACTGCGTCCGACGCGGCCAGCGTTGCCCCGGCGATGTTGGGGTCCGACAAGCCTCGGCACTACCTGCTACTCGTCCAGAACAACGCCGAAGCCCGCGCTACCGGCGGGATTCCCGGGGCCCTGGCGGTGCTGACCGCGGACAAAGGCAAAATCAGCCTTTCAACCGAGAGCAGCGCCAACGAACTTGGAGTGTTCGATCCTCCCGTGTCCGTTGACCCCGAACAGCAACGCATCTACACCGACCGGCTCGGTACTTTCATGCAGGACGTCAACTTCACCCCGGATTTCCCTACTTCCGCGACCACAGCACTGAAAATGTGGGAACAGAAAAAGGGTGAACAGCTGGACGGAGCCATTTCGATAGACCCGGTAGCGCTTGGCTACATACTTGACGCCACAGGACCCGTTAGCCTCCAAGATCCGCAAATGCTTGTGCTTGCTCAAGGGAAACTGCCTGCCCAACTCTCCGGCAATAACGTAGTAAAAACGCTGCTCTCCGACGTCTACGCCCAAATTAAGGATCCGAAGGCGCAAGACGCCTACTTTGCGATGGTGGCCAAGGAAATCTTCGGGGCTCTGTCTTCCGGTAAAGGCGAGGCGAAGAGCCTGCTTGCCGGAGTCGGGAAAGGCGTAGACGAGCACAGGGTTCTGCTCTGGTCCGCGGACACGGCAGAACAGTCGGTTCTCGCGAAGTACACGCTCAGCGGCTCCATTTCTGGCCCCAGCGTGCCGGCGGCTCAATTCGGCGCCTACTTCAATGACGGCACGGGCGCAAAAATGGACTACTACGTGAAACGCAGCGTTCAGCTCATCCAACAATGCACGGCTGTGGATGGTTACGGGACCATCAAGGTGCGCATCACGAGCACCAATACTGCACCCGCTGACGCGGCGACCTCATTACCGGCCTATGTTACGGGGGCCGGAGCCTTTGGCGTGCCGCCCGGCACGGCCCAAAGCAATGTGATTGCCTACGGTCCCGCCCAGGCCAATGTTGAAACCGCAACACAGGATGGGAAGAACGTTGCTTTTGGTGCTCAGCGCCACGACGACCGGCCAGTTGGCACACTCTCCGTCCGCCTGGCACCGGGACAAAGCAGCACCGTGGAATTCACCTTCGGAAAAATCGTGCAGCATAGCCAGCCCGAAGTGGTTGTCACGCCAACCGTCGAATCCGTCGACAAGGTGGTTCTCCCCACCAAATCGGAAACCTGTGGCGCCGCAGGCTAA
- a CDS encoding sugar transferase yields the protein MNLVETRSDWRVRTSRTLRIVDGFVIVWAVAGAYCIRFGLDSSFTISGQDSSYVWLSMLLAMTWWLMLGAWSTRQSRILGSGPDEYKRVAAASLWLFGFVAIFSYLFRVETARGYVGIALPAGLGGLLLARWLLRQHLSVHRQKGRRMSRLMLLGGPSAIVHLAATLVREKHAGYMPVAAYTPGDSSLSHELTSIGLPVLGHESETHAILDAIERCEADAVAVTAGVQLHPTTIRQLGWELADRNIGLIMAPALTDIAGPRIHTQQVAGLPLIHVTTPTLEAGQRVAKRLFDLVVAAGLIGLLSPLLAVIALLVKLDSPGPVLFRQERVGFEGSHFKMIKFRSMVVDAEARLSELTHRNEGHGLLFKIRNDPRITRIGGFLRRYSLDELPQLFNVLVGSMSLVGPRPPLPKEVEVYEQDVRRRLLVKPGVTGLWQVSGRSNLSWQDSVRLDLYYVENWSLAGDLIILLRTARAVLGSHGAY from the coding sequence ATGAACTTAGTGGAAACTAGGTCTGATTGGCGCGTGCGGACCTCCCGCACGCTTAGGATCGTTGACGGTTTTGTGATTGTTTGGGCCGTGGCTGGTGCCTACTGCATCAGGTTCGGACTGGACTCAAGCTTTACGATTTCCGGACAGGATTCAAGCTACGTTTGGCTGTCGATGCTCTTGGCCATGACCTGGTGGCTCATGCTTGGCGCATGGAGTACTAGACAGAGCCGGATCCTCGGCTCAGGCCCCGACGAGTATAAGCGCGTAGCGGCTGCGTCCCTTTGGCTGTTCGGATTTGTTGCCATCTTTTCCTACCTGTTTCGCGTCGAAACCGCCCGGGGATACGTCGGGATCGCCCTACCGGCAGGACTTGGGGGCCTGCTGCTGGCACGCTGGCTCCTTCGCCAGCATCTGAGCGTCCATCGGCAAAAGGGACGACGCATGTCCCGGCTCATGCTGCTTGGTGGTCCCAGTGCAATAGTCCATCTGGCCGCAACGCTGGTCCGCGAGAAGCACGCGGGCTACATGCCCGTTGCGGCGTACACACCCGGTGACTCGTCTCTCTCGCACGAGTTGACCAGCATCGGGTTGCCGGTGCTCGGCCATGAATCGGAAACGCATGCAATTCTTGACGCCATTGAGCGATGCGAAGCCGATGCCGTCGCGGTGACAGCCGGGGTACAACTGCACCCGACAACCATACGCCAGCTCGGATGGGAATTGGCAGACCGCAACATCGGGCTCATAATGGCCCCGGCCCTGACTGACATCGCGGGACCCCGCATTCACACACAACAAGTTGCTGGGCTGCCGCTTATCCACGTCACCACTCCGACGCTCGAGGCCGGGCAGCGCGTTGCCAAACGGCTGTTCGACCTCGTCGTTGCCGCGGGGCTGATAGGGCTGCTTTCCCCCCTATTGGCGGTCATCGCCCTGCTCGTCAAACTGGACAGTCCTGGGCCCGTCCTATTCCGGCAGGAACGGGTCGGGTTTGAAGGCTCTCATTTCAAGATGATCAAATTCCGTTCCATGGTGGTCGATGCAGAGGCAAGGCTCTCTGAGCTCACTCACCGGAATGAAGGCCACGGGCTTCTCTTCAAGATCAGGAACGATCCGCGCATTACTCGAATAGGTGGCTTCCTCCGCAGGTACAGTCTGGATGAGCTTCCTCAACTGTTCAACGTCCTAGTCGGCTCCATGAGCCTTGTAGGCCCCCGACCTCCTTTGCCGAAGGAAGTGGAGGTTTACGAACAGGATGTTCGCCGGCGACTTCTAGTCAAGCCAGGGGTGACAGGACTCTGGCAGGTTAGCGGCAGATCCAATCTTTCCTGGCAGGACTCTGTACGTCTGGATCTCTACTACGTGGAAAACTGGTCTTTGGCCGGGGACCTCATCATTTTGCTCCGCACGGCCCGTGCCGTCCTCGGCAGCCATGGCGCTTACTAA
- a CDS encoding polysaccharide biosynthesis tyrosine autokinase: MATTLLGVLVGGGASVLIVPTYYANTELFVAIQNSGSVQELQQGNSFSQARVQSYVKTVQSPVVLQPAIDSLGLTTTSEQLAKRVTAKNDVNTVLIDISVADESPAQAAAIAEAIAKSLVRAVDTLEKPKTGGASPVSLSIITPATVPGSPTTPNTRLNLLIGLAVGLAIGLAAAVLRSTFDSRIRGEVDLRQVTESPLLGGIAQDPGAAKSPLVTRDGPQSPRAESFRQLRTNLRFANVSGHSKTIMVTSSIPGEGKSHTAANLAISLAQGGQSVCLIDADLRRPRINEYMGLDRNAGLTTALIGLADVNDLLQPWGEDNLFVLTSGQMPPNPSELLGSIDMKSLVSRLEDTFDVVVIDTPPILPVTDATVLAQHVGGTIVVVGTGTTRRNELERSLTALKLVEANILGIVMNKLPSKGPDSYTYSYTTNGAKKASKKQLFDENFEMLEYEGSTNPDPEELRFGVNGTIENLVVDADSMDSTRKRFPKERVRRALNE; encoded by the coding sequence GTGGCTACAACCCTGTTGGGGGTGTTAGTTGGGGGTGGCGCTTCCGTTCTGATCGTTCCGACCTACTACGCCAATACCGAACTGTTTGTCGCCATTCAAAATTCGGGTTCAGTTCAAGAACTTCAGCAGGGCAACTCTTTTAGCCAAGCTCGAGTGCAGTCCTATGTGAAGACAGTCCAGTCGCCAGTAGTCCTGCAGCCAGCGATTGATTCGCTTGGACTTACTACAACATCCGAGCAACTCGCTAAGCGTGTTACGGCAAAAAACGATGTCAATACAGTCCTAATTGACATTTCAGTTGCCGATGAGTCGCCAGCGCAGGCCGCAGCGATAGCTGAAGCGATCGCAAAGAGCTTGGTTCGGGCCGTTGACACGTTGGAAAAGCCTAAGACCGGGGGGGCCTCTCCTGTAAGTCTTTCGATCATTACCCCAGCGACCGTACCTGGCAGTCCAACGACTCCCAATACTCGGCTAAACCTACTAATAGGTCTAGCCGTGGGGCTAGCAATTGGTTTGGCGGCGGCGGTACTCCGTTCGACATTCGACAGTCGGATTCGGGGCGAAGTCGACCTGCGACAAGTAACGGAGAGCCCGCTGTTAGGCGGAATAGCACAGGATCCAGGAGCTGCAAAATCACCGCTGGTGACTCGAGATGGGCCACAGAGTCCGCGGGCAGAGTCATTCCGGCAGCTCCGAACTAACCTTCGATTCGCGAATGTTTCCGGTCATTCCAAAACAATTATGGTGACGTCGTCAATTCCTGGCGAGGGAAAAAGCCACACGGCGGCAAACCTTGCTATCTCTCTCGCTCAGGGCGGGCAAAGCGTTTGTCTTATTGACGCCGATCTTCGACGCCCTAGGATCAATGAATACATGGGGCTGGATCGTAACGCCGGCCTCACAACAGCTCTGATCGGGCTGGCAGACGTGAATGACCTCCTGCAGCCCTGGGGTGAAGACAATCTGTTCGTACTAACTTCGGGCCAAATGCCCCCGAATCCAAGCGAACTTTTGGGTTCTATCGACATGAAATCGCTTGTTAGCCGATTGGAAGACACGTTTGACGTCGTCGTCATTGATACACCACCTATTCTCCCAGTCACCGATGCGACAGTCCTGGCCCAGCATGTGGGGGGCACGATCGTGGTCGTAGGCACGGGAACAACCAGGCGCAATGAGCTCGAGAGGTCTTTGACGGCGCTCAAGCTGGTTGAAGCGAATATCCTCGGCATCGTGATGAACAAGCTCCCGTCAAAAGGACCCGACTCATACACGTATTCATATACAACTAACGGCGCAAAAAAAGCTTCGAAGAAGCAGTTGTTTGATGAGAATTTCGAAATGCTGGAGTATGAAGGCAGTACAAACCCGGATCCGGAGGAGTTACGATTTGGCGTGAATGGGACCATTGAAAACCTCGTCGTCGATGCGGACTCAATGGATAGTACGAGAAAGAGATTTCCTAAGGAACGCGTTCGACGCGCCCTCAATGAGTGA
- a CDS encoding glycosyltransferase gives MAQHIAPEKIVKRRSSVVCDLLIANDFRSVWQSLLFDGPRKRLFVGHGQWQFSKSRVSLLDLMNIPTFVVSQPVAQYAIESGLKKRPTVLPLGPKKACRTTHVDLDSLSLNRPGGLVFGTVSRLDPIKRLDLFARATQELGVHGIMIVPEPTSVEEHGIIDLLASFENIEIRKNASADAIWGDIDIFLSTSAAESLGLAHLEALINGVPVISTASHGPSDFMLGELRAGWIPDTDENQISEAVARSISSIQAAAGGYWSAARSILRDRGIARCADLLLGE, from the coding sequence TTGGCACAGCACATCGCACCAGAGAAGATTGTCAAACGTCGAAGCAGCGTAGTTTGCGATCTTCTGATTGCTAATGATTTTCGATCAGTCTGGCAATCTCTATTATTCGATGGTCCTCGTAAGAGGCTTTTCGTCGGGCATGGTCAATGGCAATTCAGTAAAAGTCGAGTTTCGTTGCTTGACCTAATGAATATTCCGACCTTCGTTGTAAGCCAGCCGGTTGCTCAGTATGCGATCGAAAGTGGTTTGAAAAAAAGGCCAACGGTTCTTCCGCTAGGGCCCAAGAAGGCGTGCCGGACTACCCATGTTGATTTGGACAGCTTGTCGTTGAACCGACCTGGTGGCTTGGTTTTTGGGACCGTTTCGCGACTTGATCCGATCAAGAGACTCGACCTGTTTGCCAGAGCGACGCAAGAACTTGGCGTCCACGGAATCATGATTGTTCCGGAGCCGACTTCGGTGGAGGAGCATGGAATCATTGATTTGCTCGCGAGTTTCGAGAATATTGAGATCCGAAAGAATGCCAGTGCGGATGCCATTTGGGGGGATATTGATATCTTTCTGAGTACCTCAGCCGCGGAATCACTTGGGCTAGCGCACCTTGAAGCTCTTATAAATGGGGTCCCCGTTATCTCAACTGCGAGTCACGGCCCCTCCGACTTCATGCTGGGCGAGCTCCGCGCTGGCTGGATTCCTGATACGGATGAGAACCAGATTTCAGAGGCGGTAGCCCGTTCCATTTCTTCGATTCAGGCTGCTGCTGGTGGCTATTGGTCGGCGGCGCGATCGATACTTCGAGACCGAGGTATTGCTCGATGTGCGGATCTTCTTTTGGGAGAATGA
- a CDS encoding glycosyltransferase family 4 protein — translation MGSGSTVRAVVVRRLKLLAAKAALKFVSNLADSVSYISKRDLSADEDYISPAVARFVIPNGAPIFEFTGKGKWNPIGPLVVVGDWAYPPNRQMLQETIRWYMQCLTQKDMSGLNIVGPNLVDDIQVHESINVIGWVDDITTAYSGVSAALAFVSSGAGVKNKVLEPLSFGIPVIATNEAMNGIDCDDSMVLEYRENLAVSEVDAWLAGVSKYGARAFIAPSWQQNLGPLLSHLERHK, via the coding sequence TTGGGTTCTGGATCTACGGTCCGCGCCGTCGTCGTTAGGCGCCTTAAGCTACTGGCCGCTAAGGCGGCGCTAAAATTTGTAAGCAATCTCGCCGATTCGGTTTCTTACATTTCTAAACGGGACTTGTCGGCGGATGAGGACTATATTTCACCTGCGGTAGCGAGATTTGTGATTCCCAACGGAGCCCCCATTTTTGAATTTACCGGCAAAGGGAAATGGAATCCAATCGGACCGCTGGTCGTCGTTGGGGATTGGGCCTATCCCCCCAATCGTCAAATGCTCCAAGAGACCATTCGTTGGTACATGCAATGCCTCACGCAAAAGGATATGTCTGGGCTGAACATAGTTGGTCCGAATCTTGTTGATGATATTCAGGTCCACGAATCGATAAACGTTATTGGATGGGTTGACGACATTACGACTGCCTATTCAGGAGTGAGTGCAGCGCTTGCTTTTGTATCTTCCGGGGCAGGTGTCAAGAACAAAGTGCTTGAGCCGTTGTCATTCGGCATTCCGGTCATTGCTACCAATGAGGCAATGAATGGGATTGATTGCGACGATTCGATGGTTCTTGAATATCGAGAGAATCTTGCAGTGTCCGAAGTGGATGCGTGGCTCGCTGGAGTTTCCAAGTATGGAGCTCGCGCCTTCATCGCACCCTCTTGGCAGCAAAACCTAGGGCCACTGTTATCCCATCTCGAGAGGCACAAATGA
- a CDS encoding glycosyltransferase has protein sequence MRRVDFSVGRKPSLSLATNTATEKFVRSLGIDVVRPMLADGIDSNFIVESSDRVPEGPLRLVWLGRMVASKRPDIALGVVAELISRGVPAILTMIGDGPEREYLLAKARELGILSSVHFVGRIPWNQTFDFYDSSHFLLFTSMRDSSCPAVLEAAARGVPTLCLRHQGVASQVPESVAFGPRRFGSSSELQEKLADLAVAFTTDSDAYKAAVNSAISFAYTQTWAKKVALVLNSMDSVTEG, from the coding sequence ATGAGGAGGGTTGATTTTTCAGTCGGCCGGAAACCGTCCTTATCACTGGCCACAAACACTGCAACTGAGAAGTTCGTGCGGTCGCTTGGAATTGATGTGGTTCGACCGATGCTTGCGGACGGCATCGATTCGAACTTCATTGTGGAGTCGTCTGACAGGGTGCCTGAGGGTCCTCTTCGTCTTGTCTGGCTTGGACGGATGGTTGCTTCAAAACGCCCGGACATAGCCCTCGGAGTGGTAGCTGAACTAATTTCCCGCGGAGTTCCCGCTATCTTGACAATGATCGGAGATGGTCCGGAACGCGAGTACCTCCTGGCGAAGGCTCGTGAGCTGGGGATCTTGAGCTCAGTCCATTTTGTTGGACGAATTCCGTGGAATCAGACCTTTGACTTCTATGACAGTAGTCATTTTTTACTATTTACAAGCATGCGTGATTCGTCTTGTCCTGCTGTGCTAGAGGCGGCCGCGCGTGGTGTCCCGACTCTCTGTCTTCGCCATCAAGGAGTCGCGAGTCAGGTCCCGGAATCGGTTGCTTTCGGGCCTCGGAGGTTTGGGTCTTCTTCGGAACTTCAGGAGAAGCTTGCCGACCTAGCCGTCGCCTTCACCACCGATTCTGATGCATACAAAGCCGCAGTGAACAGTGCCATCTCATTTGCGTACACACAGACTTGGGCTAAGAAGGTAGCTCTTGTCCTCAATTCGATGGATAGCGTGACAGAGGGGTGA
- a CDS encoding glycosyltransferase: MLIRLEGGGAERSVGRMVDPLASRGIALTRYAIDPAWPGEEDDPDRTLTSTRLSGVRRLVVASLNLARLVRQHRPDVLHLHCEAPEIVGLLTRILTPGQRFGLVVTNHSMGSWSGRRALLGHLVSPLLKAFGAVFVDCFQSDPPDGRDPVIFNPIGTSEALRVTQGDGPRLVLIGRLIESKRIDAVLTAAKQAGWRHGIVIVGAGYALEPLQEASVRLGIDATFTGHQSDPWASVRSTDIFVTASAFEGEPLTLIEAIQRELPVLASDIPGHVRVLGDHAGIFRNEPELVEILAQIISEPGLATKYKLASRKTHQILADRDPENIASQWESIYSGTLRTSRKFRSKDAR; the protein is encoded by the coding sequence GTGCTAATTCGGTTGGAAGGTGGCGGTGCTGAGCGGAGCGTCGGCCGCATGGTGGATCCACTGGCGAGTCGCGGCATCGCACTCACCCGGTACGCGATTGATCCTGCCTGGCCGGGCGAAGAAGATGATCCTGATAGGACTCTCACCAGTACCCGACTTTCCGGGGTCCGGCGCTTGGTAGTGGCCTCACTCAATTTGGCCCGACTTGTGCGGCAACACCGGCCGGACGTGCTTCATCTTCATTGTGAGGCGCCTGAGATAGTGGGCTTACTCACCCGGATTCTCACGCCTGGACAGCGCTTCGGCTTGGTAGTTACTAATCACTCGATGGGGTCTTGGTCGGGTAGGAGGGCGCTTTTGGGTCACCTTGTTTCTCCTCTGCTAAAGGCGTTCGGAGCCGTGTTCGTCGATTGCTTTCAATCCGATCCTCCAGATGGCAGAGACCCCGTGATCTTCAACCCCATCGGCACATCCGAAGCTCTTAGAGTCACTCAAGGCGATGGTCCGAGGCTAGTCCTTATCGGTCGTCTCATCGAGAGTAAGAGGATTGATGCCGTACTGACTGCGGCTAAGCAGGCTGGCTGGCGTCACGGAATAGTCATTGTAGGGGCGGGCTATGCCCTCGAACCACTTCAGGAGGCTTCCGTGCGCCTAGGGATAGATGCTACGTTCACGGGACATCAAAGTGATCCATGGGCTTCGGTCCGGAGCACGGATATTTTTGTGACAGCGAGCGCATTTGAGGGCGAGCCATTGACCCTTATTGAGGCAATACAGCGCGAACTGCCAGTTTTAGCCAGCGATATTCCTGGGCACGTGCGAGTTTTGGGAGATCATGCTGGTATTTTCCGAAATGAACCTGAGCTGGTCGAAATATTGGCGCAGATCATTTCCGAACCTGGGCTAGCTACGAAATACAAGTTGGCATCGCGGAAGACTCATCAAATATTGGCGGATCGGGATCCAGAAAATATTGCAAGTCAGTGGGAATCTATATACTCGGGCACCCTGAGAACATCACGAAAATTTCGCTCAAAGGACGCCCGTTGA
- a CDS encoding polysaccharide pyruvyl transferase family protein — translation MGIYILGHPENITKISLKGRPLTQCYSWNNYGNLGDDWIGEVSRQYFDNPVGVREVRSMNPLWLGRHRLVREDQHMAKGKLVFWGGGWIAGDRPESKTIRNWVRHLNGPIKEVLGVGLGIGPFLNSTKRHQSDIDHFFGKLSGRISVRTSTDLEHIPNGHSAILGCDVALLDKRFYGDPSYSGSQSDYVIFSFPSYSSHWVASRPWMTERWYLDYVRNLAEDVRRENRIVFAEFDEVRGSISDSSYWSHLPAKVVRLKSMDEATALFSNAKAVYAGRLHAAILGAVIGNPTLALAYHHKFGVTAELGIPSMGLTREPTNLGAPVSADLSILDRVRQRGLVGLTEVGVLSANDS, via the coding sequence GTGGGAATCTATATACTCGGGCACCCTGAGAACATCACGAAAATTTCGCTCAAAGGACGCCCGTTGACTCAGTGTTATTCCTGGAATAATTATGGCAACCTTGGGGACGATTGGATAGGTGAAGTTAGCAGGCAGTACTTTGACAATCCTGTTGGGGTTAGAGAAGTACGTAGCATGAATCCACTTTGGCTCGGAAGACACCGGCTTGTTCGGGAGGACCAGCATATGGCTAAAGGGAAGTTGGTTTTTTGGGGTGGCGGATGGATTGCTGGCGACCGACCGGAGTCCAAGACCATACGAAACTGGGTGCGCCACCTGAATGGGCCGATTAAGGAGGTCTTGGGTGTAGGACTTGGAATTGGGCCGTTCTTGAACTCGACGAAACGTCATCAGAGCGACATCGATCACTTCTTCGGGAAACTTTCCGGAAGAATCAGTGTCAGAACATCCACGGATCTCGAGCATATCCCTAACGGCCATTCAGCGATTCTCGGCTGCGATGTTGCACTCTTAGACAAACGATTCTATGGAGACCCCTCCTACTCAGGGAGCCAGAGTGATTATGTAATCTTTTCGTTCCCATCATATTCTTCCCACTGGGTTGCCTCGAGGCCATGGATGACAGAGCGTTGGTACTTGGACTATGTCCGGAACCTTGCTGAAGATGTCCGTCGGGAAAATCGGATCGTGTTTGCAGAATTTGACGAGGTTCGTGGTTCGATCAGCGATAGTTCATATTGGTCTCATTTGCCGGCAAAGGTCGTTCGTCTCAAATCAATGGATGAAGCGACCGCTCTCTTTAGCAACGCTAAGGCGGTTTATGCTGGCCGCCTACACGCGGCAATTTTGGGGGCGGTCATTGGTAATCCGACGCTAGCTCTCGCTTATCATCATAAGTTCGGTGTTACGGCGGAACTGGGTATTCCTAGTATGGGGCTCACACGCGAGCCAACGAATCTTGGCGCACCAGTGTCGGCGGACCTGTCCATTCTGGATAGGGTGCGGCAGCGAGGGCTGGTAGGACTTACTGAGGTCGGAGTGCTGTCGGCAAATGATTCTTGA